A single window of Sporosarcina sp. Marseille-Q4943 DNA harbors:
- a CDS encoding YsnF/AvaK domain-containing protein, with the protein MNDKKFIGMYHNDSELMTKIDDLKTQGIDGENIYVIAQDDSDVTMFQGMKYGDVQTTPESWFDRFMNFLTGENHVRSMLHEAGVPDGDMDNYYNEIQNGGKLLYVDEGELNRLRTKSDGSFGIVGDGVDPNLGANRVSEFEENELHRSQYSSGAFQDSHLHDGSDETFGRVGGEALRSHSDYETPPNNYYGVQNRYNETHELDRKMQEEKMRLREERLSVDKEEVERGEVSLHKDVVEEVQSFDVPVMREEVYVERRPVNEYESDVDEFKMMQDDETIRVPITEERLEVTKKPYVSEEIVVGKRQVEDIETVNETVKREEAHFEQSGEVDVQDEFVDEPTMRRKWDDERF; encoded by the coding sequence ATGAATGATAAAAAATTTATCGGTATGTATCACAACGACTCGGAATTGATGACGAAAATAGATGACTTGAAAACTCAAGGAATCGATGGAGAAAATATTTATGTCATTGCGCAAGATGATTCGGACGTGACGATGTTCCAAGGTATGAAATACGGGGATGTACAGACGACCCCGGAATCTTGGTTTGACCGTTTCATGAATTTCCTGACCGGTGAAAACCATGTCCGCAGCATGCTACACGAAGCCGGCGTCCCTGATGGCGATATGGACAATTACTATAATGAAATTCAAAATGGCGGAAAGCTGCTCTATGTCGATGAAGGTGAATTGAACCGACTTCGCACGAAAAGCGATGGAAGCTTCGGCATTGTTGGTGATGGCGTCGATCCGAACTTAGGCGCAAACCGCGTCTCTGAGTTTGAGGAGAATGAATTGCACCGATCCCAATATTCTTCAGGTGCATTCCAAGACTCCCATCTGCATGACGGATCGGATGAGACATTCGGAAGGGTCGGCGGTGAAGCGTTGCGCAGCCACTCGGACTATGAAACACCTCCGAACAACTATTACGGGGTTCAGAACCGCTATAACGAAACCCACGAACTCGACCGGAAGATGCAGGAGGAAAAAATGCGTCTGCGTGAAGAACGACTCAGCGTGGATAAGGAAGAGGTCGAAAGAGGCGAAGTCTCGCTCCATAAAGACGTTGTGGAAGAAGTACAATCCTTCGACGTCCCTGTCATGCGGGAAGAAGTATATGTCGAGCGCCGTCCTGTAAATGAATACGAATCGGATGTCGATGAATTTAAAATGATGCAGGACGATGAAACGATTCGGGTGCCGATTACTGAGGAGCGTCTGGAAGTGACGAAGAAACCGTATGTTTCCGAGGAAATCGTCGTCGGCAAACGACAAGTGGAAGATATTGAAACGGTAAATGAAACAGTTAAACGGGAAGAGGCCCATTTCGAGCAATCGGGTGAAGTCGACGTGCAAGATGAATTCGTTGACGAGCCGACGATGCGCAGAAAATGGGATGACGAACGATTTTAA